A portion of the Enterobacter sp. SA187 genome contains these proteins:
- a CDS encoding methionine ABC transporter permease MetI — translation MSEPMMWLLARGVWETLAMTFVSGFFGFVIGLPVGVLLYVTRPGQISENAKLYRSISALVNIFRSIPFIILLVWMIPFTRVIVGTSIGLQAAIVPLTVGAAPFIARMVENALLEIPTGLIEASRAMGATPMQIIRKVLLPEALAGLVNAATITLITLVGYSAMGGAVGAGGLGQIGYQYGYIGYNATVMNTVLVLLVVLVYLIQFSGDRIVRAVTHK, via the coding sequence ATGTCTGAGCCAATGATGTGGTTACTGGCGCGGGGCGTCTGGGAGACGCTGGCGATGACCTTTGTCTCCGGCTTCTTTGGTTTTGTGATCGGGCTGCCGGTAGGCGTACTGCTGTACGTCACCCGTCCCGGTCAGATCAGCGAGAACGCAAAGCTGTATCGCAGCATTTCCGCGCTGGTGAATATTTTCCGCTCCATTCCGTTCATTATTTTGCTGGTCTGGATGATCCCCTTCACGCGCGTGATTGTGGGCACCTCCATCGGCTTGCAGGCGGCTATCGTACCGCTGACCGTGGGCGCAGCGCCCTTTATTGCCCGTATGGTTGAGAACGCCTTACTGGAGATCCCGACCGGACTTATCGAAGCCTCACGCGCGATGGGTGCCACGCCGATGCAGATCATTCGTAAGGTCCTGCTGCCGGAAGCCCTTGCTGGTCTGGTGAACGCGGCTACCATTACCCTGATCACCCTTGTGGGTTATTCCGCCATGGGCGGTGCTGTGGGTGCCGGTGGCCTGGGACAAATTGGCTATCAGTACGGTTACATCGGCTATAACGCCACCGTGATGAATACGGTGCTGGTACTGCTGGTGGTGCTGGTTTATCTGATCCAGTTCTCGGGCGATCGTATCGTCCGGGCTGTCACTCACAAATAA
- the metN gene encoding methionine ABC transporter ATP-binding protein MetN has translation MIKLSNITKVFQQGNRTIQALNNVSLHVPAGQIYGVIGASGAGKSTLIRCVNLLERPTQGSVLVDGQDLTALTESQLTKARRQIGMIFQHFNLLASRTVAGNVALPLELDNTPAAEIKRRVTELLELVGLSDKHDSYPANLSGGQKQRVAIARALASNPKVLLCDEATSALDPATTRSILELLKDINRRLGLTILLITHEMDVVKRICDCVAVISNGELIEQDTVSEVFSHPKTPLAQQFIQSTLHLDIPEDYQQRMTAEPGATSVPMLRMEFTGQSVDAPLLSETARRFNVNNNIISAQMDYAGGVKFGIMLTEMHGTQQDTQAAIAWLQEHHVKVEVLGYV, from the coding sequence ATGATTAAACTTTCGAATATCACCAAAGTCTTCCAGCAGGGGAACCGCACCATACAGGCGCTGAACAATGTCAGCCTGCATGTCCCTGCCGGTCAAATTTATGGCGTCATTGGCGCTTCAGGTGCGGGGAAAAGTACCTTAATCCGCTGCGTAAACCTGCTGGAGCGTCCGACGCAGGGCAGCGTGCTGGTTGACGGTCAGGATTTAACTGCCCTGACCGAATCCCAGTTAACCAAAGCCCGTCGTCAGATCGGCATGATCTTCCAGCATTTTAACCTGCTTGCTTCGCGCACCGTGGCGGGCAACGTCGCATTACCGCTGGAGCTGGACAACACCCCCGCCGCTGAAATCAAACGCCGCGTCACCGAGCTGCTGGAGTTAGTGGGCCTGAGCGATAAGCATGACAGCTATCCGGCGAATCTTTCCGGCGGTCAAAAACAACGCGTGGCCATTGCCCGTGCGCTGGCCAGCAATCCCAAAGTATTGTTGTGTGATGAGGCCACCAGCGCGCTGGATCCAGCAACGACCCGCTCCATCCTCGAACTGCTCAAAGATATTAACCGCCGTCTTGGTTTAACCATCCTCCTTATTACGCATGAAATGGACGTGGTGAAACGTATCTGCGACTGCGTGGCCGTGATCAGCAACGGCGAGCTTATCGAGCAGGACACCGTCAGCGAAGTGTTCTCGCATCCGAAAACGCCGCTGGCGCAACAGTTTATTCAGTCCACGCTGCATCTGGACATTCCGGAAGATTATCAGCAGCGCATGACGGCAGAGCCGGGCGCCACCAGCGTGCCGATGCTGCGTATGGAATTTACCGGTCAGTCGGTGGATGCTCCCCTGCTTTCTGAAACCGCACGCCGTTTTAATGTGAACAACAACATTATCAGCGCGCAGATGGATTACGCCGGTGGCGTGAAGTTCGGCATCATGCTGACGGAAATGCACGGCACACAACAGGATACGCAAGCCGCCATTGCGTGGCTGCAGGAACACCATGTAAAAGTAGAGGTGCTGGGTTATGTCTGA
- the gmhB gene encoding D-glycero-beta-D-manno-heptose 1,7-bisphosphate 7-phosphatase — MAQSVPAIFLDRDGTINVDHGYVHESDNFEFIDGVIDAMRELKAMGYALVVVTNQSGIARGKFSEAQFETLTEWMDWSLADRGVDLDGIYYCPHHPEGSVEEFRQVCDCRKPQPGMLISARDFLHIDMAASYMVGDKLEDMQAAAAAGVGHKVLVRTGKPVTPEAENAADWVINSLADLPAAIKKQ; from the coding sequence GTGGCACAGTCAGTACCCGCAATTTTTCTCGATCGTGATGGCACGATTAATGTCGATCATGGTTATGTCCATGAGAGTGATAACTTCGAATTTATCGATGGCGTAATAGATGCCATGCGTGAATTGAAAGCAATGGGCTATGCGCTGGTTGTCGTCACCAATCAGTCCGGCATCGCTCGCGGTAAGTTCAGCGAAGCGCAGTTCGAAACGCTGACCGAATGGATGGACTGGTCGCTGGCGGATCGCGGCGTCGACCTGGATGGCATCTATTACTGCCCGCATCATCCGGAAGGAAGCGTGGAAGAGTTCCGCCAGGTTTGTGATTGCCGTAAACCGCAGCCGGGAATGCTTATCTCAGCGCGCGACTTTTTGCACATTGATATGGCGGCTTCTTATATGGTTGGCGACAAACTGGAAGATATGCAGGCTGCCGCTGCCGCAGGTGTGGGTCATAAAGTATTAGTGCGCACGGGTAAACCCGTCACGCCTGAAGCAGAAAACGCAGCAGATTGGGTGATAAATAGCCTTGCTGACCTGCCTGCGGCAATCAAAAAGCAGTAA
- a CDS encoding MFS transporter yields the protein MDDNRLAISDVINAAPLSALQIRVLLLCCIMVVLDGFDAAVIGYIAPTLTKAWHISPQQLAPVFAAGLFGMFAGATGFGILADRYGRKIILILSLMIVATGTLATILTDSVMEMTVLRFITGIGMGAILPNSITLASEYSPSRSKILLVTLSYSGFTLGLAAGGWIAGIILPIFQWHGLLLVGGLAPLILIPIAIVWLPESLCFMAGRDRYRKKLNHIVSKITGIKNETVCYINNETVQVSSPVAALFHRDTIRVTLVLWCAFFAFMFVFYLLTSWLPLILSKSGYPVAEMTHIAAMLPLGGVLGGIVMATLLDRLSSLHVLTVASVIAAITLTLTGAQLAHPQALLAVIFVLGFTLTGTMNNLSVLASTFYPTHARATGVSWALSAGRAGSICGSLSGGLLFSQAQSLSDVFIWLACPVAVACLALALAGNRKG from the coding sequence ATGGACGACAATCGTCTGGCTATTTCTGACGTAATCAATGCGGCGCCGCTTTCCGCGCTCCAGATAAGAGTGCTGCTGTTATGCTGCATTATGGTAGTGCTGGATGGTTTTGACGCCGCTGTTATTGGCTATATTGCGCCGACGCTCACCAAAGCCTGGCACATTTCGCCGCAGCAACTGGCTCCGGTGTTTGCCGCCGGATTATTTGGCATGTTCGCCGGGGCGACCGGGTTCGGAATTCTTGCGGACCGGTACGGCAGAAAGATCATTCTGATCTTAAGCCTTATGATCGTGGCGACCGGCACGCTGGCGACCATCCTGACCGATTCGGTGATGGAAATGACGGTGTTACGCTTTATCACAGGGATCGGCATGGGCGCTATTCTGCCCAACAGTATTACGCTTGCCTCAGAGTATTCTCCGTCACGCAGCAAAATATTGTTAGTGACCCTGAGCTATTCCGGTTTTACGCTGGGACTCGCAGCGGGAGGCTGGATCGCCGGGATCATTTTACCGATCTTTCAGTGGCATGGTCTGCTACTGGTGGGAGGCCTCGCTCCGCTTATTCTGATCCCGATAGCGATAGTCTGGTTGCCGGAATCCCTCTGCTTTATGGCGGGCCGCGATCGATACCGTAAAAAGCTCAACCATATCGTCAGCAAAATAACGGGCATAAAAAACGAGACGGTCTGTTATATCAATAACGAAACCGTGCAGGTGTCCTCGCCGGTTGCGGCGCTTTTCCATAGAGACACTATCCGCGTTACCCTGGTGCTGTGGTGCGCCTTTTTTGCCTTTATGTTTGTGTTTTATCTGCTGACCAGCTGGCTGCCGCTGATCCTGTCGAAAAGCGGTTATCCAGTGGCAGAAATGACCCATATCGCAGCTATGTTGCCCCTGGGCGGAGTGCTGGGCGGGATCGTAATGGCGACATTGCTGGATCGTTTATCGAGCCTGCATGTACTGACAGTCGCCAGCGTTATCGCCGCGATCACGTTAACCTTAACCGGCGCGCAGCTTGCGCATCCGCAGGCATTACTGGCGGTGATATTTGTGCTGGGCTTTACCCTGACCGGAACGATGAACAATCTGAGCGTGCTTGCTTCAACTTTCTACCCGACCCATGCCAGGGCAACGGGCGTCAGTTGGGCATTAAGCGCAGGCCGGGCAGGTTCTATTTGCGGATCGTTGTCAGGGGGATTGCTGTTCAGCCAGGCACAAAGTCTGTCAGATGTGTTTATCTGGCTGGCATGTCCTGTTGCGGTGGCGTGTTTGGCGCTGGCGCTGGCGGGAAACAGGAAGGGTTAA
- a CDS encoding outer membrane lipoprotein-sorting protein, whose protein sequence is MFFTRKRARLMVCGLLCYLPAAFAAQDPQAILSASDAIRNPTQSFSLTTQLLDYQNGKQKDATTVIVYSRPDPRSGQYRSLLRFTAPERDAGKLMLKQDQDIWFYEPASKASVRISPQQRLLGQAANGDVVSTNFAADYKATAQAEEVIEDGHRKQQVSIRLTLKASTPQAVYHHIELWVKKEGWDPIKAQFYSESERLLKTAWYRRYQQQLGASRPTEIVIIDGLDPQLVTIMRNQDYHFRDIPERWFQRDYLVNFRADATP, encoded by the coding sequence ATGTTTTTTACAAGGAAGCGCGCTCGCCTGATGGTCTGCGGCCTGTTGTGTTATCTGCCAGCGGCCTTTGCCGCCCAGGATCCACAGGCGATCCTCTCTGCCAGCGATGCGATCCGTAACCCGACGCAAAGTTTTTCACTGACCACTCAGTTGCTGGATTATCAGAACGGCAAACAGAAAGACGCCACCACGGTGATCGTTTATTCCCGTCCGGATCCGCGCAGCGGTCAGTACCGCAGTCTGCTGCGCTTTACCGCGCCGGAGCGCGATGCCGGTAAGCTGATGCTTAAACAGGATCAGGACATCTGGTTCTATGAGCCCGCCAGCAAAGCGAGCGTGCGTATTTCGCCGCAGCAGCGCCTGCTGGGACAGGCAGCCAATGGCGATGTGGTATCCACCAATTTTGCCGCCGACTATAAAGCCACGGCCCAGGCGGAAGAAGTCATTGAAGACGGCCACCGTAAGCAGCAGGTCAGCATCCGCCTGACGTTAAAGGCCAGCACGCCACAGGCGGTCTATCACCACATTGAGCTGTGGGTGAAAAAAGAGGGCTGGGATCCGATCAAAGCGCAGTTTTACAGCGAGAGCGAGCGCCTGCTGAAAACCGCCTGGTATCGCCGTTATCAGCAACAGCTGGGGGCATCGCGTCCGACTGAAATCGTGATCATTGACGGACTGGATCCGCAGCTCGTCACTATTATGCGCAATCAGGATTATCACTTTCGTGACATCCCGGAACGCTGGTTCCAGCGCGACTATCTGGTCAACTTCCGGGCAGATGCGACGCCATGA
- a CDS encoding ABC transporter permease — MKLLRLALRNLRRNGRRTLSTQLALTIGTAALLLFGGFVSDIASGLETAYVQRAGHLQLHRAGYMALGSGNPTAFSIADSDRLIATLENDPLLKPMLRVVTPVLDTGGIAGNFLRQTSTQVMISGVIPDEQNQLQQWNDYNYPITTPSYPLAGTGENSALIGTGVARILGLCHTLKLEDCPPPSAAVADNEAAAVLDEDIAALASQQTQSLAQQTDRQVDVLTTRLTGAPDIARLTVIDALNQGLQPLDNVYLAMHLSTAQRLVFGAGDRRVTGIIIQLAHTDQIAAARARIDMLMATSFADQRLELHDVFELNPMHGQIMHMFDTFFGLASLLVGIVAMFMIGNTMSMAVMERTTEIGTLRAMGVQRSGVIGLFVTESLLMVLLGCGAGIALALTGDAALRLFSLRWVPPGMTYSVPLLANVASHPALIAQVSLGAACLAVFAVGFAARRAAGLNIIDALRHV; from the coding sequence ATGAAATTGCTGCGTCTGGCGTTACGTAATCTGCGGCGTAATGGTCGCCGTACCCTTTCAACGCAGCTGGCGCTGACCATCGGCACCGCCGCGCTGTTGCTGTTCGGCGGTTTTGTCAGCGACATCGCCAGCGGGCTGGAAACCGCCTATGTGCAGCGCGCGGGCCATCTGCAACTTCACCGCGCGGGATATATGGCGCTCGGCAGCGGCAATCCCACCGCCTTCAGCATTGCCGACAGCGATCGGCTGATCGCGACTCTCGAAAACGATCCGCTGTTAAAGCCAATGCTGCGCGTGGTGACGCCGGTGCTGGATACCGGCGGGATCGCCGGTAATTTCCTGCGCCAGACCTCCACCCAGGTGATGATCAGCGGCGTGATCCCTGACGAGCAAAACCAGTTGCAGCAGTGGAATGACTATAACTACCCGATCACCACACCGTCCTACCCGCTGGCGGGCACCGGGGAGAACAGCGCGCTTATCGGTACCGGCGTTGCCCGGATCCTCGGACTGTGCCATACGCTGAAGCTGGAGGACTGTCCGCCGCCGTCGGCTGCCGTGGCAGATAACGAGGCCGCCGCCGTGCTGGATGAGGATATCGCCGCGCTTGCCAGTCAGCAGACGCAAAGCCTGGCGCAACAAACCGACCGCCAGGTAGATGTGCTGACCACGCGTCTGACCGGCGCGCCTGATATTGCGCGGCTAACGGTGATCGATGCCCTAAACCAGGGCTTACAGCCGCTGGATAACGTCTATCTGGCGATGCATCTGTCGACAGCGCAACGGCTGGTCTTCGGCGCAGGAGACCGTCGCGTGACCGGCATTATCATTCAGCTTGCGCACACCGATCAGATTGCCGCCGCGCGGGCGCGGATCGACATGCTGATGGCGACCTCCTTTGCCGATCAGCGCCTGGAGCTGCATGACGTTTTCGAGCTTAACCCGATGCACGGTCAGATTATGCATATGTTCGATACCTTTTTTGGCCTTGCGTCGCTGCTGGTGGGTATTGTCGCCATGTTCATGATCGGCAACACCATGAGTATGGCGGTGATGGAGCGCACCACGGAAATCGGCACGCTGCGCGCCATGGGCGTACAGCGTAGCGGCGTGATCGGCCTGTTTGTCACTGAAAGCCTGCTGATGGTGCTGCTGGGCTGCGGCGCGGGCATTGCGCTGGCGCTGACGGGGGATGCAGCACTGCGCCTGTTCTCCCTGCGCTGGGTGCCGCCGGGCATGACCTATTCAGTGCCATTACTGGCGAACGTGGCGAGCCATCCGGCGCTTATCGCGCAGGTCAGCCTTGGCGCGGCCTGTCTGGCCGTATTCGCCGTCGGCTTTGCCGCAAGACGGGCGGCCGGTCTGAACATTATCGATGCCCTGCGGCATGTCTGA
- a CDS encoding ABC transporter ATP-binding protein: MTAVTLSKVAKYYQMGRERVAALSDVSLAIPANQFSVLAGPSGSGKSTLLNLIGCLDKQDDGEIYLHGESVRGWSDRQMTAYRATHIGFVFQNFNLLPVLTAGENIEYPLLMCGMKPAQRRARVARLIDEVGLAGKTDAMPGELSGGQRQRVAIARALAHTPKLVLADEPTANLDSATGLQIILLMRRLQHEHQTTFVFSSHDPQLIAHADRVFTLKDGQLVREAS; encoded by the coding sequence ATGACCGCCGTCACCCTGAGCAAGGTTGCAAAATATTATCAGATGGGCCGGGAGCGGGTAGCGGCGCTGAGCGACGTCAGCCTTGCGATCCCTGCGAACCAGTTTTCCGTGCTGGCGGGGCCTTCCGGCAGCGGTAAAAGCACGCTGCTCAATCTTATTGGCTGTCTCGACAAGCAGGACGACGGCGAGATTTATCTGCACGGCGAGTCGGTGCGCGGCTGGTCCGATCGCCAGATGACCGCGTATCGCGCCACCCACATTGGTTTTGTGTTCCAGAACTTCAACCTGCTGCCGGTACTGACCGCCGGGGAGAACATCGAATACCCGCTGCTGATGTGCGGCATGAAGCCGGCGCAACGCCGCGCGCGCGTGGCCCGCCTGATTGATGAGGTCGGGCTGGCAGGTAAAACCGACGCCATGCCGGGGGAATTATCCGGTGGGCAACGTCAGCGGGTGGCGATCGCCCGCGCGCTGGCGCATACCCCAAAACTGGTGCTGGCAGACGAGCCGACGGCGAATCTGGACAGCGCCACCGGGCTGCAAATTATCCTGCTGATGCGCAGGCTCCAGCACGAGCACCAGACCACCTTTGTTTTTTCCTCGCACGATCCGCAGCTCATCGCCCATGCCGACAGGGTCTTTACCCTGAAAGATGGCCAGTTAGTCCGGGAGGCGTCATGA
- a CDS encoding thioesterase domain-containing protein has protein sequence MGKTNATVRPSLFLVHAGDGNISHYTGLTPLLRPYADVYYLQASGIAEGTTPLDSVEEMSAYYLQAVRSTQPSGPYFIGAYSFGAQTAFEMARQLACAGEKVSLCFIDAFCIYDVPPPSEKLYFQMFLRDFLGLVSAERPLLRLIPQWGKTLAAGVLGSLLGLVPAGPRWKALEFISYRVGGRSWRLSPQQIQRTLATYISINNAVMRYRPQTCPVRLLLLRGERNRIDWFSHLSLRLLGDETLTQAMNQFRQNLQQRDYGWGQFTAAVEVRRVNANHYEMLKHDALPQVAASMIDWLREEASL, from the coding sequence ATGGGTAAGACCAACGCCACCGTGCGGCCATCGCTGTTTCTGGTTCACGCCGGGGACGGCAATATTTCACACTACACCGGCCTGACGCCGCTGTTGCGGCCTTATGCCGACGTCTATTACCTGCAGGCCTCCGGCATTGCGGAAGGCACCACGCCGCTCGACAGCGTGGAGGAGATGAGCGCTTACTATCTTCAGGCGGTACGCAGCACGCAGCCCAGCGGGCCTTATTTTATCGGCGCTTACTCTTTCGGCGCGCAGACCGCCTTTGAGATGGCGCGACAGCTGGCCTGCGCCGGGGAAAAAGTCAGCCTCTGTTTTATCGACGCCTTCTGTATTTATGACGTTCCGCCGCCGTCGGAAAAACTCTATTTCCAGATGTTCCTGCGCGATTTTCTCGGTCTGGTATCCGCGGAACGCCCGCTGCTGCGCCTGATCCCGCAATGGGGGAAAACCCTGGCGGCGGGCGTGCTCGGCTCGCTGCTCGGCCTGGTGCCTGCCGGTCCACGCTGGAAGGCGCTGGAATTTATCAGCTATCGCGTCGGCGGGCGGAGCTGGCGGCTCAGTCCGCAGCAAATCCAGCGCACGCTGGCTACCTATATCAGCATCAATAACGCCGTCATGCGCTACCGGCCGCAGACCTGCCCGGTCAGGCTGCTGTTGCTGCGCGGCGAGCGCAATCGCATCGACTGGTTTTCTCATCTCTCGCTGCGGCTGCTGGGCGATGAAACGCTGACCCAGGCGATGAACCAGTTCCGGCAAAACCTGCAACAGCGCGACTACGGCTGGGGACAATTTACCGCCGCCGTGGAAGTGCGCCGCGTGAACGCTAACCACTATGAAATGCTTAAACATGACGCTCTGCCGCAGGTTGCGGCGAGCATGATCGACTGGCTCAGGGAAGAAGCATCGTTATGA